Proteins encoded by one window of Aphidius gifuensis isolate YNYX2018 linkage group LG2, ASM1490517v1, whole genome shotgun sequence:
- the LOC122848864 gene encoding Krueppel homolog 2 isoform X1, which yields MTKKKKFINRMADSPSSESADNTQQTQKGWGALKQHVLENKVKVAMWATRIFTMLFTIGYIIPFFGNPYNAYYKVLMASSATSALRLHQRVPAVRFNFEFLHSLLLEDSCHYLLYSSIFLYVSPVTLVLVPVFLFAIIHSASDSLTLLDTLGQNSCWQLRLLISFVEFQSRNILRLIALSEIIILPLAIILVFTGRAGLLTPFIYYQFLKMRLASRRNPYTRNIFHEIRNTLTSFSSRPSMPGILRYLINGLLTISQQMTPPNPVQQ from the exons atgacaaaaaaaaaaaaattcattaatag aatggCAGACAGTCCTAGTTCAGAAAGTGCTGATAATACTCAACAAACACAAAAAGGATGGGGTGCACTTAAACAGCATGTCCTGGAAAACAAAGTTAAAGTTGCTATGTGGGCAACAAGAATATTTACAATGCTATTTACAATTGGATATATTATTCCATTTTTTGG aAATCCATACAATGCTTATTACAAAGTTTTAATGGCAAGTTCAGCAACAAGTGCACTTCGTCTTCATCAAAGAGTTCCAGCAGTcagatttaattttgaatttcttCATTCATTACTATTGGAAGATTCAtgtcattatttattgtattcatcaatatttctCTACGTGTCACCAGTAACAT tGGTACTGGTtccagtatttttatttgcaatcaTACATTCCGCAAGTGATTCTTTAACACTTCTTGAT ACTTTGGGACAAAATAGTTGCTGGCAATTGAGACTTTTAATATCTTTTGTTGAATTTCAATCACGCAATATTTTACGACTAATTGCATTGtcagaaattattattctacCACTTGCAATTATTCTTGTTTTTac TGGAAGAGCTGGACTATTAacaccatttatttattatcaatttttaaaaatgcgtCTTGCATCAAGAAGAAATCCATACACTCGTAATATATTTCATGAAATAAGAAATACCTTGACATCATTTTCATCACGACCATCAATGCCAGGTATTTTacgatatttaataaatggaCTTTTAACAATATCACAACAAATGACACCACCAAATCCtgttcaacaataa
- the LOC122848864 gene encoding Krueppel homolog 2 isoform X2 has protein sequence MADSPSSESADNTQQTQKGWGALKQHVLENKVKVAMWATRIFTMLFTIGYIIPFFGNPYNAYYKVLMASSATSALRLHQRVPAVRFNFEFLHSLLLEDSCHYLLYSSIFLYVSPVTLVLVPVFLFAIIHSASDSLTLLDTLGQNSCWQLRLLISFVEFQSRNILRLIALSEIIILPLAIILVFTGRAGLLTPFIYYQFLKMRLASRRNPYTRNIFHEIRNTLTSFSSRPSMPGILRYLINGLLTISQQMTPPNPVQQ, from the exons atggCAGACAGTCCTAGTTCAGAAAGTGCTGATAATACTCAACAAACACAAAAAGGATGGGGTGCACTTAAACAGCATGTCCTGGAAAACAAAGTTAAAGTTGCTATGTGGGCAACAAGAATATTTACAATGCTATTTACAATTGGATATATTATTCCATTTTTTGG aAATCCATACAATGCTTATTACAAAGTTTTAATGGCAAGTTCAGCAACAAGTGCACTTCGTCTTCATCAAAGAGTTCCAGCAGTcagatttaattttgaatttcttCATTCATTACTATTGGAAGATTCAtgtcattatttattgtattcatcaatatttctCTACGTGTCACCAGTAACAT tGGTACTGGTtccagtatttttatttgcaatcaTACATTCCGCAAGTGATTCTTTAACACTTCTTGAT ACTTTGGGACAAAATAGTTGCTGGCAATTGAGACTTTTAATATCTTTTGTTGAATTTCAATCACGCAATATTTTACGACTAATTGCATTGtcagaaattattattctacCACTTGCAATTATTCTTGTTTTTac TGGAAGAGCTGGACTATTAacaccatttatttattatcaatttttaaaaatgcgtCTTGCATCAAGAAGAAATCCATACACTCGTAATATATTTCATGAAATAAGAAATACCTTGACATCATTTTCATCACGACCATCAATGCCAGGTATTTTacgatatttaataaatggaCTTTTAACAATATCACAACAAATGACACCACCAAATCCtgttcaacaataa
- the LOC122848861 gene encoding tryptophan 2,3-dioxygenase produces MACPINNFISEDQSQDGDQLTEGPERGMLYAEYLRLDKILSAQRLLSAESQNEVHDEHLFIVTHQAYELWFKQIIYELDSVRRLFRSEIEIPSNGNDNSTKNNNPTYETLDESRTLEILKRLNRIVLILKLLVDQVTILETMTPLDFMAFRDYLCPASGFQSLQFRLLENKLGVKQEHRVRYNQCYIRVFGKDPKAIEAIRNSEIEPSLSFLVQEWLARTPGLKKKDFNFWGKYKNSVEHMLAEQQKKAQIQTNDAVRKHMMAGIEGKQAVFETVFNQTLHDALVGRGERRFSHAALQGAIMITLYRDEPRFSQPHQVLTALMDIDSLITKWRYNHVIMVQRMIGSQQLGTGGSSGYHYLKSTLSDRYKVFLDLFNLSTFLIPRDLIPPLTKQMKTKLSLGWSCFDLDNESSDQNTSESSVEGSL; encoded by the exons ATGGCATGtcctattaataatttcat aTCTGAGGATCAAAGTCAAGATGGTGATCAGCTAACAGAAGGACCTGAACGTGGCATGCTCTATGCTGAATATTTACGATTAGATAAAATACTTTCAGCCCAACGTCTTCTAAGTGCTGAAAGTCAAAATGAAGTTCATGATGAGCATCTTTTCATCGTTACCCATCAAG CATATGAGCTGTGGTTCAAACAGATTATCTACGAATTGGATTCTGTGAGGAGATTATTTAGATCAGAAATTGAAATACCATCAAATGGAAATGAtaattcaactaaaaataataatccaactTATGAAACTCTTGATGAATCAAGAACACTGGAAATTCTCAAGAGACTCAATCGAATTGTCTTGATActaaaa cttCTTGTTGATCAAGTTACAATATTGGAAACAATGACACCACTTGATTTCATGGCATTTCGTGATTATCTTTGTCCAGCATCTGGTTTTCAATCATTACAATTTAGATTACTGGAAAATAAACTTGGTGTTAAACAAGAACATCGTGTAAGATATAATCAATGTTATATAAGAGTATTTGGTAAAGATCCAAAAGCCATTGAAGCTATTAGAAATTCAGAAATTGAACCAAGTCTTAGTTTTCTTGTTCAAGAATGGCTAGCAAGAACACCtggacttaaaaaaaaagattttaatttttggggtaaatataaaaattcagttGAACATATGTTAGctgaacaacaaaaaaaagcacag ataCAAACAAATGATGCTGTACGTAAACATATGATGGCAGGTATAGAAGGTAAACAAGCTGTTTTCGAAACAGTATTTAATCAAACACTTCATGATGCTCTTGTTGGTAGAGGTGAACGAAGATTTTCTCATGCAGCTCTTCAAGGTGCAATCATGATAACTTTGTATCGTGATGAGCCACGTTTCAGTCAACCACATCAAGTTTTAACAGCTCTCATGGATATTGATTCATTGATAACTAAATGGAgat ATAATCATGTTATCATGGTTCAAAGAATGATTGGATCACAGCAACTTGGAACTGGTGGTTCATCTggatatcattatttaaaatcaacactgag TGATCGgtataaagtttttttggatttatttaatctatcaacatttttaatacCGAGAGATTTAATTCCACCACTTACCaaacaaatgaaaacaaaattgtcATTGGGCTGGAGTTGTTTTGATCTTGATAATGAATCATCTGATCAAAATACATCAGAAAGTTCAGTAGAAGGATCactttga